CACTTTGCATGAGCCCTTTACTAAGCCTAACTGCTTGCCCCTCTTTTAGATCTATCGCTGGGAAAATTTCCATTACAACCTCGCAAAATTTTCTAAAATTTTAAGCCCGACCTCGTGGCTTTTTTCTGGATGAGGCTGAAAGCCAAAGAGATTCTCATGCTGCACCGCGCTTGTAAATTCATATCCATAAGTTGTCTTTGCAAGCGCAAATTTATCATCACAAACCACGTGATAGCTATGCACAAAGTATAAATACTCAAGCTCTTTTAGTCCTAATCTTAAAGGGCTATTTTGTTTAAACTCGAGTGTATTCCAGCCAACGTGTGGGATCTTTAGTGGCTTATCAAATTTGGCTTCATCAAATTTAACAACCTCTCCTGGCAAAAGAGAAAGCCCCTCATGCTCGCCAAATTCGAAGCTTTTTTCAAACAAAAGCTGCATGCCAAGGCAAATTCCTATAAAGGCTTTTCCGCTTTTTACAGCCTCTTTTA
This genomic stretch from Campylobacter concisus harbors:
- the hisH gene encoding imidazole glycerol phosphate synthase subunit HisH, which encodes MIAIIDYGAGNIKSVINAFKFLGQECVLVSEPESLKGYSHIVLPGVGAFGEAMKKLKMNGMDEAIKEAVKSGKAFIGICLGMQLLFEKSFEFGEHEGLSLLPGEVVKFDEAKFDKPLKIPHVGWNTLEFKQNSPLRLGLKELEYLYFVHSYHVVCDDKFALAKTTYGYEFTSAVQHENLFGFQPHPEKSHEVGLKILENFARL